The nucleotide sequence CATCCCTGTATTATAACCTGGGTACCGCTGAATGAATCCTGGGGGGTGAGAAATATTGTTGTAGACAAGGCCCAGCAGAATTTTGCGGCATCCTTGTACCATCTTACAAAGGCCATGGATAGTACCAGATTGGTTAGCTCCAACGATGGCTGGGAAATGGTACGGGACACAGATATTTGTGCTATACATGATTATGAGGCATGGGGTGAAAACTTCACTAAAAAGTTCTTCAATAAAGATGAAATTCTTGGAAAAGATGCCGTTGGCCGAATGATTTTTGCAGAAGGACATGAGTATGCTGGTCAGCCAATTATGATTACCGAATACGGTGGTATTGCCTTTAAGAGTGAATCTGAGGAAAATTGGGGGTATTTCGGCAGTGTAGAAGATGAGGAAGCTTTTATGGAGAGATATACAAGTATTACAACTGCAATAAAGAATACTCCGTATATAAGAGGATATTGTTATACTCAGCTTACAGATGTAATGCAAGAGGTTAACGGGCTTATGACTGCAGATAGGAAAGTAAAAGTAGACCCTGAAAAAATAAGAAGTGTTAATTTATAAGAGAATATAGGAGAGCATAGGTATGAAAAGTAAAATTCTCAAGTATTTAATCGTGTATACCTTACTATTTACTTTGGGAGCTTTTTCGCTTAGTCAGTGCGCTAAAAGAGAGAAGTTTACTAATCCTATAAGACCTGCTACCAGTGCAGACCCTTGGGTTGTCTATAAGGATGGATATTACTATTACTGTTATTCCAACGGAAGTAATAAAATATATGTTACTAAAACAAAGAAACTTCAAAATCTGGATAAGGAAGTAGCAGCAAACGTTTGGACAGCACCCTTTGGAAAAGAATATTCTGCTGAAGTATGGGCGCCGGAGCTTCATTTTTTAAATGGTAAATGGTATATATATTTTGCAGCAGACGATGGAAGAAATGAGAATCATAGAATGTACTGCTTAGAGAGCAAATCTGATGACCCACAAGGCAGCTACGAATTTAAAGGAAAAATAGCTGCAGAGACGGATAAGTGGGCTATTGATGGTACTGTATTAGAGCAGGATGGACAGCTATATTTTGTTTGGTCAGGATGGGAAGGGGACGTAAATGTAAGACAAGGCATATATATCGCTAAAATGAGTAATCCATATACCATCTCAGGTGAAAGAGTGTTGCTTTCAATGCCGGAGCAAGACTGGGAAATGAATGGACAACCATATGTAAATGAAGGACCCCAAATATTGAAGAAAAATGATACAATCCATATTGTTTATTCAGCCAGCGGAAGCTGGACAGATGACTACTGTCTGGGGCTTCTTACCTGTAAGGATGGAGATGTAATGAATCCGGCTTCTTGGGAAAAGACAGGACCGGTATTCTCTAAGGCAGAGACTGCTTATGGGCCTGGACATGCTAGCTTTGTAAAGTCCCCTGACGGTAAGGAAGACTGGATAGTATACCATGCCTGTGAGTTTAGCGGCGGAGGCTGGGCAGGAAGAAGTGTAAGAGCACAGAAATTTACTTGGAAAGGTGACTATCCGGTGTTTGGAACACCGGTAAAGGTTGGGGAGGAAATAGTTGAACCTTCCGGAAGTAAAGAGTAAAACAATGAGGATTTATTACTATTAATAACAAAGGACAAATTGCAAAGTGAGTTTATTTCACTATGAAGTTTGTCTTTTTTATTATAATAAAGTCTGAAAATTACTTTAGCAGGGAGGTATTACAGAAACTAGTTAACAATATTTTGGGAAATTAAATGATAATCAATAGGATTGGAAGCTGGTGTGCATATCTTATACTAATGCAAATGTGTGCACCTAATTTCTGCATTGGCACACCTGGTGCTATAAAGCCTTAGGTAATGATACATTTTACCCGAAATATTCTGATAACGGTACAGATGTTCAAAGATTTAGGGTTAAAGATATATAGGTAATGGAGTAAAGAAGATAGTAAATAAAGCCAGTAACCTGCCCCATAATGTATTAATTGCCTGTACTGCGAATAGTGAAAAAATAGGTCAATGGCATGATAACGGCAATAGCAATCAGCGGTGGAGATTAACTCTAGTTAATTAATAGCATAGGGACGATTTGTTTTCATCAAGCAGTGGCAAACAAATCGTCCCTTTATTTTATTGCAATTTCCAAGCTATGTCATTAAGTCTTAATTCTTTTCTCAAGGCAGGAATATCAGTATCCTTGCAGATATGAACAAATTCAATGCCCATCATTTCAGCAAAATCAGCCAATTGCTCTGCTTTTACTACATAGGAGAAGCTTGTATGGTGGGCCCCACCGGCGTAAATCCATGCTTCTGCAGCAGTTTTAAGGCAGGGGTCCGGTCTCCAAAGTACTCGGGCTACCGGTAGTTTTGGCATATCATGCTTTAATTCCACTGCCGCCACATCATTAACGATTAATCTCATTCTTCCGCCCATATCAACCAAGGAGGCACATACTGCAGGGCCTGCTCCTCCGTTGAACACCAGACGGGCCGGATCTTCTTTTCCGCCAATTCCTAGTGGGTGGACTTCAATTACTGGCTTGGTAGCAGCAAGAGTTGGACATATCTCAAGCATATGGGCTCCCAGTATCAATTGATTTCTTGACTCCAGGTGATAAGTGTAATCTTCCATTATGGAAGTTCCCTTTCCGTCAGCCATTATTTTCATTAATCTAACTAGGGCAGCGGTCTTCCAGTCACCTTCAGGGCCAAAGCCATAGCCTTCGGCCATTAAGTGCTGAACTGCAAGTCCGGGAAGTTGCTTTAAACCGTGTAGTGTTTCAAAGTTAGTTGTGAAGGCTTGGAAGTTACCCTCTTCCAAGAACTTTCTTAGGCCAACTTCTATACGGGCCTGCTCACGAACGGCTTCGTGTTTAGGACCGCCTTTCTTGCAATCTTCTGCAAAGTCGTAAAGTCTTTCGTATTCAGCCATAACTGCATCTACTTCTGCTTCTGTAGCAGCATCCACATATTTTACTAAGTCTCCGATACCATAACCGTTAACTTGCCAACCGAACTTAATTTCAGCCTCAACCTTATCACCTTCGGTAACAGCAACATATCTCATATTGTCACCAAAACGGGCAACCTTTATATTTCGGCTTTCAGTTACGGCCACAGCGGTATTCATCCAGTGTCCTATGTTCTTTACGACTTCAGGATCCTGCCAGTGGCCGACTACAACCTTACGGGCTAATCTGAGCCTTGCACCAATAAAGCCGTATTCACGGTCGCCGTGGGCTGATTGGTTAAGATTCATGAAGTCCATGTCGATGCTGTCCCATGGGATATCTCTGTTGTATTGGGTATGCAGATGCAACAAGGGCTTATTAAGAATGGATAATCCACCAATCCACATCTTTGCAGGGGAGAAAGTGTGCATCCAGGTTACAAGGCCGGCGCAGTTTTCGTTTGAGTTAGCTTCTATACAGAGTTTCTTTATATCCTCAGGATTAGTTAATAC is from Clostridium thermarum and encodes:
- a CDS encoding family 43 glycosylhydrolase, with translation MKSKILKYLIVYTLLFTLGAFSLSQCAKREKFTNPIRPATSADPWVVYKDGYYYYCYSNGSNKIYVTKTKKLQNLDKEVAANVWTAPFGKEYSAEVWAPELHFLNGKWYIYFAADDGRNENHRMYCLESKSDDPQGSYEFKGKIAAETDKWAIDGTVLEQDGQLYFVWSGWEGDVNVRQGIYIAKMSNPYTISGERVLLSMPEQDWEMNGQPYVNEGPQILKKNDTIHIVYSASGSWTDDYCLGLLTCKDGDVMNPASWEKTGPVFSKAETAYGPGHASFVKSPDGKEDWIVYHACEFSGGGWAGRSVRAQKFTWKGDYPVFGTPVKVGEEIVEPSGSKE
- a CDS encoding RICIN domain-containing protein, with translation MGNGVKKIVNKASNLPHNVLIACTANSEKIGQWHDNGNSNQRWRLTLVN
- the araA gene encoding L-arabinose isomerase is translated as MLKLRPYEFWFVTGSQHLYGPETLEQVARHSAEIAEALDKDSLIPFKLVFKPVLTNPEDIKKLCIEANSNENCAGLVTWMHTFSPAKMWIGGLSILNKPLLHLHTQYNRDIPWDSIDMDFMNLNQSAHGDREYGFIGARLRLARKVVVGHWQDPEVVKNIGHWMNTAVAVTESRNIKVARFGDNMRYVAVTEGDKVEAEIKFGWQVNGYGIGDLVKYVDAATEAEVDAVMAEYERLYDFAEDCKKGGPKHEAVREQARIEVGLRKFLEEGNFQAFTTNFETLHGLKQLPGLAVQHLMAEGYGFGPEGDWKTAALVRLMKIMADGKGTSIMEDYTYHLESRNQLILGAHMLEICPTLAATKPVIEVHPLGIGGKEDPARLVFNGGAGPAVCASLVDMGGRMRLIVNDVAAVELKHDMPKLPVARVLWRPDPCLKTAAEAWIYAGGAHHTSFSYVVKAEQLADFAEMMGIEFVHICKDTDIPALRKELRLNDIAWKLQ